AACAATTAACGCTGACCGCCGGATCTACGTTCCCTATAGCCTGAAAAATCTTGTGACATCTGTCGGTATACTCCATGATCGTAACTTTGTAAGCTTTTGCCAGCGAAAAGAGCTTGTCCATCCCTGCGttgacagccttgttgtacatgtatgttcttaagaatttcttaGTGAGATGGCTGTAGGAATCGATGGAGTTGGGTGggaggttgtcaaaccaagacaatgccgaccCCTTTAAGCTTGAAGGAAAGTATCTGCAAATTACATCATCATTTTGGTCCCATCGGGCTAGAACGCGATTATAGTAACGAAGATGAGCTGccgggtcgctggatccatcataacATTCAAACGCTAGGACGAGACATTTTTGAGGGATAAGGGCTTTGGCCATGTGATGAGTCAGTGGCGTGGTATTGGCTTCTCTCATTACCTCTTCTAGTCTTCCTCCCCCTTGTCTAGCTTTCAGCTGTTTGATCTCGGCCATAATTACGGCACGAAGATCCTCCATTGCATGCTGCTGATCGTCTCTTATTGTAGATCGTCCTGATCTCTGGGTCCCACTATCGTAGTAATCTGAATCTTCGGGGGTATAATCTGGATCAGATAATCTGTATCTCTGGATGGGCTTCGGTTTAGCGGTTCCGGGTTGTTGGCGTCGGCCACGATGATTCTTCGGTTTCGATTGGTCTATGGTGCCTTTGAGTTTGCTTCGTCATGTTGGCGTGCCACCCTTGCGCTTAAGGCGATCCTATCCTTGATCTCTTGATTTTCCCGAGCCAATAGTGCTATATCATCTGCGTATACCcgctgatttttttttaattcctcgAGTTCAGCCATCAGTTGAGGTGAATGGTTCGATCCTTGATTTGGGGTCCCAGTCAGTACCCGCCCTTCAATAGCTACGGTGTGACCTTCATCCACTGTGTGGATTAAAGGAGGGGGCGGGTCAGGTGTAGCCGCGGGTGGATCCATACGTATGGGCATTGGATGATTTTCTATTAGAAGAGGATGAGTAGTCGTCTGGGCTTGGTTCTGGTCGTTCATTGGTGGCATTCCGAGGGTCGGTTGATAAATCGTTGACTCTGTAAAACCTTTCCGCTGCTCATGAGTTTTGTTTGTTGCCACCATCTTGGCTACATCGGCTTTGACTGCTGCCGTTTTGATGGCCGCTGCTGCTACGGTATTTGTGTCCAacggtgaggtgatttccgcggCATCTGGCTTCTAGTGGGCTACCTTCGATTTTTCGCCCTTTTGCTTACTACGGGTTACCACTAGGGTGGTCCTTGGTGTTTATTTTaacgaggctttggtttttcccacTTCCTTCGTTTGCTCCATTTCTAACTTCTTCTGCAAAAATAAGACGTGGTCGAAAAAACATGAGCCACGTTGATTTTGTCAGCAAAGTTTGTTCAAAGAAAATGGTATAAATCAAAAGGTTCCTTTTAAGCATTTTCGAAGAGGATTCAACTCGAAGAGATGATAGTGggtattttttaaagttttcagagTATGGATCCGACCATTGTAAACATGGTTCTATTAACAGATTTAACAATACTTTGTTTTAGAAAACATGGGAAGATAACAAACGCCTTGACGACAAGTTTTGTCGAAGAAATTATATTATCCGTGGGGAAAAAACATAGATCCGAAAAGGGTTTGTTAAACAGAACATGGATCTATATCGCTTCTCGGAGAAGTATGATGTTCTAAAAGAAAACAAAGTCCTGGAACATTTTTCCAAAGAAAATGCGGGCTAACTG
This is a stretch of genomic DNA from Papaver somniferum cultivar HN1 chromosome 1, ASM357369v1, whole genome shotgun sequence. It encodes these proteins:
- the LOC113302474 gene encoding uncharacterized protein LOC113302474; this translates as MEDLRAVIMAEIKQLKARQGGGRLEEVMREANTTPLTHHMAKALIPQKCLVLAFECYDGSSDPAAHLRYYNRVLARWDQNDDVICRYFPSSLKGSALSWFDNLPPNSIDSYSHLTKKFLRTYMYNKAVNAGMDKLFSLAKAYKVTIMEYTDRCHKIFQAIGNVDPAVSVNCYKWGLDSMSPLSVDIHESLPTTEGDLRIIIEKHARLEEIQCENLTAQTQRSHRTNSAEQARGSKRVNSVERSHEEGRGRRDDRRWDDRKFEDQVFTKMNTNYARILREFKDREGLKWPWSKGKQSPRSEKSRDYCEYHCFNGHQTEK